One genomic segment of Candidatus Methylacidiphilales bacterium includes these proteins:
- a CDS encoding WcaF family extracellular polysaccharide biosynthesis acetyltransferase has translation MNDHLRVRLDAYSQRASAHRQRLRWAAWYVLSVLIFESRWPWPSRIKCAILRLFGARIGVGVVIKPNVKIKFPWNLEIGDYVWIGEQVWIDNLDTVVVGSHVCISQGAYLLTGNHDYKKVTFDLITRPIKIHDGAWIGARALIAPGVVIADHSVIYAGTVVSKDTEPFSIYQSQSATKIRQRIIQE, from the coding sequence GAGCATCTGCTCATAGACAGCGACTGAGGTGGGCCGCATGGTATGTCTTGAGTGTTTTGATATTCGAAAGCAGGTGGCCTTGGCCGAGCCGCATTAAATGTGCAATCTTAAGATTGTTTGGCGCGAGAATAGGGGTCGGCGTAGTGATTAAGCCAAATGTTAAAATTAAGTTTCCCTGGAACCTTGAAATAGGCGATTACGTATGGATTGGCGAACAAGTGTGGATTGACAATCTCGACACAGTAGTGGTGGGGTCACATGTCTGTATTTCCCAAGGCGCGTATTTATTGACGGGCAATCATGATTATAAAAAAGTTACGTTCGATCTGATCACTCGACCCATCAAAATCCACGATGGAGCATGGATTGGAGCCCGCGCGCTGATTGCTCCAGGGGTAGTGATAGCAGACCACTCGGTGATATATGCAGGAACTGTCGTTTCGAAAGACACCGAGCCATTTTCTATTTACCAAAGCCAGAGCGCTACCAAGATTCGGCAAAGAATAATACAAGAATAG